A section of the Anabaena cylindrica PCC 7122 genome encodes:
- a CDS encoding AEC family transporter encodes MIDTLFHAYTPLFIWIGLGLVLSRFTADTFLKLLGQGLYWVGVPLQILVLARHTNLSEVGFIPGIAIAVLLLSLALALLSWWGWQWFITNKMQSQLKTVDVPVSVIRASLGSFILATILGNTGFVGLTLTQVLTSPENTGLAVLFSVTNNVVGTYGIAVLIASYFGQRETENHWWVQVRDIVTVPSLWTFLIGLNTQFIELPAVLESALDQAVWVVIALALLLVGLRLGKMRSWGSLAIASIASAIKVFIVPLLVGLGATYFGVTGEQRLMLVLMSGTPTGLSVLILAEVYDLDRDLLSSSIALTFVGLFLALPLWLFWFS; translated from the coding sequence ATGATTGATACCTTATTTCATGCCTACACACCTCTATTTATTTGGATAGGCTTAGGACTTGTATTATCTCGCTTCACCGCAGATACTTTTCTTAAGTTATTAGGTCAGGGACTTTACTGGGTGGGTGTTCCCCTGCAAATTTTAGTATTAGCGCGTCATACAAACTTATCTGAGGTTGGATTTATCCCCGGAATAGCGATCGCAGTTTTGCTGCTGAGTTTAGCTTTAGCATTGTTAAGTTGGTGGGGTTGGCAATGGTTTATAACTAACAAAATGCAATCACAACTGAAAACTGTGGATGTTCCAGTATCGGTAATCAGAGCTAGTTTAGGCAGCTTTATTCTGGCAACAATTTTAGGCAATACTGGTTTTGTCGGACTGACCCTCACACAAGTGCTAACTAGCCCCGAAAATACTGGTTTGGCAGTATTATTTAGCGTCACTAATAATGTGGTCGGTACTTATGGAATTGCGGTTTTAATCGCTAGTTATTTTGGTCAGAGAGAAACCGAAAACCATTGGTGGGTACAGGTGCGAGATATAGTCACAGTACCCAGTTTATGGACATTTTTGATTGGTTTAAATACCCAGTTTATCGAATTACCAGCAGTACTTGAGTCAGCTTTAGATCAAGCTGTTTGGGTAGTCATTGCGTTAGCTTTGTTACTGGTTGGTTTGCGACTAGGAAAGATGAGATCATGGGGAAGTTTAGCGATCGCTTCTATTGCCAGTGCGATTAAAGTGTTTATTGTACCTTTGCTGGTAGGATTAGGAGCAACCTATTTCGGTGTAACAGGCGAACAGCGTTTAATGCTGGTGCTGATGTCTGGCACACCTACAGGGCTTTCTGTACTGATTTTGGCAGAAGTTTATGATTTAGATCGGGACTTGTTATCTAGTAGCATTGCTTTGACTTTTGTGGGGTTATTTTTAGCATTACCTCTTTGGCTATTTTGGTTTAGCTAA
- a CDS encoding SPL family radical SAM protein: MVKAQYEGYSEETPTKFVREQFGNTNVYAQNAKSLLTKATGFIAAYDFTLNPYRGCQYGCNYCYAAAFSPNTKMRQDWGKWVIFKENAAEVLEKELEKWYRKNPNQPPSIYMSSVTDPYQPLESKHQLTRRLLEIMLDVRDNGYPTPTLVIQTRSPIITRDIDYLQRFQHLRINMSIPTGSEAVRRDFEPRSPSIKARLNAINKIKESIDSFKGFIPKLSITITPLLPTLPIDEDAFIKKLAIADRVVIQDFHPNNNRSLVAGTRQEAEEVKQKYAWWYDSEQLSYQRFKEKLVSQLPGVEIKEGKDGFGYE; encoded by the coding sequence ATGGTGAAAGCACAGTATGAAGGTTATAGCGAGGAAACTCCTACAAAATTTGTGCGTGAACAATTTGGAAATACCAATGTTTACGCCCAAAATGCTAAATCACTGCTAACAAAAGCGACTGGGTTTATTGCTGCTTATGATTTTACCCTCAATCCTTATCGGGGTTGTCAATATGGTTGTAATTATTGCTATGCTGCTGCATTTAGCCCTAATACTAAAATGCGTCAAGACTGGGGTAAATGGGTAATTTTTAAAGAAAATGCAGCGGAAGTTTTAGAAAAAGAATTAGAAAAATGGTATCGGAAAAATCCCAATCAGCCTCCTAGCATTTACATGAGTAGCGTCACAGATCCTTACCAACCTTTGGAGTCTAAACATCAATTAACTCGCAGGTTATTAGAGATAATGCTTGATGTCAGAGATAACGGTTATCCAACTCCAACTTTGGTAATTCAAACTCGCAGTCCTATTATTACGAGAGATATTGATTATTTGCAAAGGTTTCAACATCTGCGAATTAATATGAGCATTCCCACAGGTAGCGAAGCTGTGAGAAGAGATTTTGAACCACGTTCACCTAGTATTAAAGCTAGATTAAATGCTATTAATAAAATTAAAGAAAGTATTGATAGTTTTAAAGGTTTTATTCCTAAACTTTCTATTACAATTACACCTTTATTACCAACTTTACCAATTGACGAAGATGCTTTTATTAAGAAATTAGCTATTGCAGATAGAGTAGTAATTCAAGATTTTCACCCCAACAATAATCGTTCTCTTGTCGCAGGAACTCGTCAAGAAGCTGAAGAAGTTAAACAAAAATATGCTTGGTGGTATGATTCTGAACAATTGAGTTATCAGAGATTTAAAGAAAAGTTAGTTTCTCAACTTCCAGGTGTAGAAATCAAAGAAGGTAAAGACGGGTTTGGTTATGAATAA
- a CDS encoding PIN domain-containing protein, which translates to MGYLLDTNIVSASLKQNVKINLKLQEVSSLKIEIAISGITYYEIQRGLLRSNATKKLAWFQEFCQDYPILFLDDLRIFQKASEIHADLTNRGKIIQDADILIAATAIIHNLILVSPDSDLTRVKDLQLENWLIS; encoded by the coding sequence ATGGGTTATTTATTAGATACTAATATTGTTTCAGCATCACTCAAACAAAATGTCAAAATAAACTTAAAATTGCAAGAAGTAAGTAGTTTAAAAATAGAAATTGCGATTAGTGGCATAACTTACTATGAAATTCAAAGAGGACTGTTAAGAAGTAACGCTACTAAAAAATTGGCTTGGTTTCAAGAATTTTGCCAAGATTATCCCATTTTATTCTTAGATGATCTGAGAATTTTTCAAAAAGCATCTGAAATTCATGCTGATTTAACAAACAGAGGTAAAATTATTCAGGATGCAGATATTTTGATAGCTGCTACTGCTATAATTCATAATTTAATTTTAGTTTCTCCCGATTCTGATTTAACTAGGGTCAAAGATTTACAGTTAGAAAATTGGTTAATTTCTTAG
- a CDS encoding DUF2256 domain-containing protein, giving the protein MRRVRSKSDLPEKICAVCQRPFSWRKKWEDCWDEVKYCSERCRRRRSEAKGDK; this is encoded by the coding sequence ATGAGACGCGTTCGATCTAAATCTGATTTACCGGAAAAAATCTGTGCAGTTTGCCAACGTCCCTTTAGTTGGCGCAAAAAATGGGAAGATTGTTGGGATGAAGTTAAATATTGCTCAGAACGTTGTCGTCGTCGCCGTTCTGAGGCTAAAGGAGATAAGTAA
- a CDS encoding isoaspartyl peptidase/L-asparaginase: protein MILQVQPKLIIHGGAGSSLQGKGGLEAVRNSLSTIIAEVYSLLLKGTNASEAVVRGCQMLEDNPRFNAGTGSVLQSDGQIRMSASLMDSTSGRFSGVINVSRVKNPIEMALFLQNSPDRVLSDYGSAELARELQVPSYNALTDLRLKEWMEERQDNFKRTMAGVVAEPEIAESSNAGRGTIGVVALDSYGQLAAGTSTGGKGFERIGRVSDSAMPAGNFATKYAGVSCTGIGEDIIDECLAAKIVIRVSDGMSLPEAMLRSFTEASKNDRDLGAIALDATGTISYGKTSEILLAAYHNGEIIGDTLEWNDGQLIGYC, encoded by the coding sequence ATGATATTACAAGTACAACCTAAATTAATTATTCATGGAGGGGCTGGAAGTTCTCTCCAAGGTAAGGGAGGATTGGAGGCTGTACGCAACTCGCTCTCCACAATCATCGCCGAAGTCTACTCTTTATTGCTTAAGGGTACAAATGCTTCAGAAGCCGTAGTCCGGGGTTGCCAAATGTTAGAGGATAATCCCCGCTTTAACGCTGGTACAGGTTCGGTATTACAATCTGATGGTCAAATCCGCATGAGTGCTTCTCTGATGGATAGTACGTCAGGGCGTTTTAGCGGTGTGATTAATGTTTCACGGGTCAAAAACCCCATTGAAATGGCGCTATTTCTGCAAAACTCTCCAGATCGGGTATTGTCTGATTATGGTTCAGCGGAGTTGGCACGAGAGCTACAAGTTCCTAGTTACAATGCTTTAACTGATTTGCGGCTGAAAGAATGGATGGAAGAACGTCAAGATAATTTTAAAAGGACAATGGCCGGGGTGGTTGCAGAACCGGAAATAGCAGAAAGCAGTAATGCTGGCAGAGGTACGATAGGTGTGGTGGCTTTAGATAGTTATGGTCAGTTAGCTGCTGGTACTTCCACTGGTGGTAAAGGCTTTGAGCGCATTGGTAGAGTCAGTGATTCTGCTATGCCTGCGGGAAATTTTGCTACCAAATATGCTGGAGTTAGCTGCACTGGAATTGGCGAAGACATCATTGATGAGTGTTTAGCTGCCAAGATTGTTATTCGGGTTAGTGATGGAATGTCTCTGCCAGAGGCAATGTTGCGCTCATTTACTGAAGCTAGTAAGAATGATAGAGATTTGGGTGCGATCGCTCTTGATGCTACTGGAACGATATCCTATGGTAAAACTAGCGAAATATTACTGGCCGCCTACCACAATGGCGAAATAATTGGCGATACTTTGGAATGGAATGATGGCCAATTGATTGGTTATTGTTGA
- a CDS encoding GAF domain-containing protein: MGHPKKPIPAEPQILSVGKILQNLRDEDHVDALITITIAYLREQFDYQFIWLALYDQVSKKLHGQGGITPDGETNILTRSILVNPGNLLAQVVTELCPVGVANLQGEIRAPEWQEVAAKYNIQGTIILPIRYKDNCLGVVLLASQRWGYLLAGEARAKLLIVIGELGIVLDHHQKAGNWQNKSNNSPTESLLKLLGNLRSSSDLNKRLEAVVNETHEFVAPSRTNIYWFEREGHYFWCRMSSQLVSMGRDWSEQPSSAGIKVQELGDVYYSLAVNQLVWLGESNSSLKSHVQDKLLKRLGVRSLLASPIIWQKDLLGFLAVESTEPRNWTQDDKTFIQGAAGLLSLAAPNDRIDSTVKQVQQNYQLSVKFSQAVHQEQELEQILQRYATELLERLGATRFLLLEYDPNQNIYQIIYQNVLSSRRLWKFIPTPLSEMDSQLLQNTKQAIEIENLDQDLRLYSWHPQLLESGVRSLLICNCIQGHQPEILLMLTNDSHRSWTILEKELSWVVSQSLGVIVRNRKLNIISQEQQKIAKIFKQYPNLLIQPDSETTQSTALKYIASILECRLAVILAWTPGQNRAEIIQGIISNHIFGIVADAPILLQKDVLIELALAHNSYLIFKADDVPSETRQWLTIPDQGRVLVMALRTTDGSQPRGIVLLADYGEQPWSELNLNATATLITQLAWWHSQQQITQKLKSKTEELQELNWYKHRRLEEIHRMSAIVLTQIRDLGIPSNELTQMRYKLLLRQLNYIANSMTGIIKQEQWHLHLSGETMSISSLLKRSVERVDSLVKQQQLWIGLHGLGKPIEDGESPKSGSLLSGELITANNPPPLATSGDIVKIELVIYELLLSACKRSPIGDRIDIWCRRLDDRLLEISITDNGIIDPHLLAELNHNQSKDILASTQLNQPPGLHLLICQNLMQQLGGELHIYQLPDNRVASRLVLPVAPQNAEGYTLAENQKSPTPYS; the protein is encoded by the coding sequence ATGGGGCATCCAAAAAAGCCTATACCCGCCGAACCACAAATTCTCTCTGTTGGGAAAATTCTCCAAAATCTCAGAGATGAAGATCATGTTGATGCTCTGATCACAATTACTATTGCTTATCTTAGAGAACAGTTTGACTACCAATTTATTTGGCTTGCTCTTTACGATCAGGTGAGTAAAAAATTACATGGTCAAGGGGGTATAACCCCGGATGGAGAGACAAATATTTTAACAAGATCGATTTTGGTAAATCCTGGCAACTTATTAGCGCAGGTAGTGACTGAACTTTGTCCTGTGGGTGTAGCTAATTTACAAGGAGAAATACGCGCACCAGAATGGCAAGAAGTTGCTGCTAAATATAATATTCAGGGAACCATCATTTTACCAATTCGCTATAAAGATAACTGTTTAGGTGTGGTATTACTAGCTTCACAACGCTGGGGTTACTTACTGGCTGGAGAAGCAAGAGCCAAACTATTGATAGTAATAGGTGAATTGGGAATAGTACTTGATCACCATCAAAAAGCAGGAAATTGGCAAAATAAATCTAATAATTCTCCTACTGAATCATTATTAAAACTCCTAGGAAATTTACGCTCTTCAAGTGACCTAAATAAAAGGCTAGAAGCTGTAGTTAATGAAACCCATGAATTTGTTGCTCCCTCGCGGACAAATATCTACTGGTTTGAACGGGAAGGACACTACTTTTGGTGTCGAATGAGTAGTCAGCTAGTAAGTATGGGTAGGGATTGGAGCGAGCAGCCATCATCAGCAGGGATAAAAGTACAAGAATTGGGTGATGTTTATTATTCTTTAGCGGTTAACCAACTTGTCTGGCTTGGTGAATCTAACAGTTCCCTGAAAAGCCATGTTCAAGATAAATTGCTAAAACGCTTGGGAGTGCGATCGCTTTTAGCATCTCCTATTATTTGGCAAAAAGACTTACTAGGCTTTCTGGCAGTGGAAAGCACTGAACCACGGAATTGGACTCAAGACGATAAAACTTTCATTCAAGGTGCAGCTGGCTTACTCTCCTTAGCGGCTCCTAATGACAGAATCGACAGCACAGTCAAACAAGTTCAACAAAACTACCAACTGTCTGTCAAATTTTCCCAAGCAGTCCATCAAGAACAAGAATTAGAACAAATTTTACAACGGTATGCTACGGAACTTTTAGAGCGACTAGGCGCTACACGCTTTTTACTTTTAGAGTACGACCCTAACCAAAATATTTATCAAATTATTTACCAAAATGTGCTGAGTAGTCGCCGATTGTGGAAATTTATTCCCACCCCTCTTTCGGAAATGGATTCTCAGCTTTTGCAAAATACCAAGCAAGCGATAGAAATTGAAAACTTAGACCAAGATTTGCGTTTATATAGCTGGCATCCCCAGTTGTTAGAAAGTGGAGTGCGATCGCTCTTAATTTGTAACTGCATTCAAGGTCATCAACCAGAAATATTGTTAATGCTGACCAATGACAGTCATCGTTCTTGGACAATTTTAGAAAAAGAATTGTCATGGGTGGTTAGTCAGTCTCTTGGTGTCATCGTCCGTAATCGCAAATTAAATATCATCAGTCAAGAACAGCAAAAAATTGCCAAAATATTCAAACAATACCCAAACCTGCTCATACAACCAGACAGTGAAACTACCCAATCAACAGCCCTGAAATATATAGCAAGTATTTTGGAATGTCGTCTAGCTGTAATCCTAGCCTGGACTCCTGGCCAAAATCGGGCAGAAATTATTCAAGGCATAATTAGCAATCATATATTTGGGATTGTTGCAGATGCACCTATTTTGCTCCAAAAAGATGTTCTCATCGAGTTGGCCTTAGCACATAATAGTTACTTGATTTTTAAAGCTGATGATGTACCATCAGAAACCAGACAATGGTTAACTATTCCTGATCAGGGTCGAGTCTTGGTAATGGCATTGCGTACCACAGATGGTTCTCAACCTAGAGGCATAGTGTTGCTGGCAGATTATGGAGAACAACCTTGGTCAGAACTCAACCTTAATGCAACTGCTACCCTCATCACTCAATTAGCTTGGTGGCATAGTCAACAGCAAATCACCCAAAAGCTCAAGTCCAAAACCGAAGAATTACAAGAACTTAACTGGTACAAACATCGTCGTTTAGAAGAAATTCATCGAATGTCAGCCATAGTACTGACTCAAATTCGTGATTTGGGTATTCCCAGTAATGAACTCACTCAAATGCGTTACAAACTCCTGTTGCGGCAATTAAATTACATTGCCAACTCCATGACAGGAATCATCAAACAAGAGCAGTGGCATTTGCACCTGAGTGGGGAAACAATGTCAATTTCCAGCTTATTAAAGCGATCTGTTGAAAGAGTAGACAGTCTGGTTAAGCAGCAACAGTTATGGATAGGTTTGCACGGTTTGGGAAAACCTATTGAAGATGGGGAATCACCCAAAAGTGGTTCATTATTATCTGGAGAGCTGATTACCGCTAACAATCCACCGCCATTAGCTACATCTGGTGATATCGTCAAGATTGAATTAGTTATCTATGAATTATTACTTTCTGCCTGTAAACGTTCTCCCATTGGTGACAGAATTGATATCTGGTGTCGTCGGTTAGATGATCGTTTACTAGAAATATCTATTACAGATAATGGCATCATTGATCCACATTTATTAGCAGAATTAAATCACAATCAATCCAAGGATATACTTGCTTCTACACAACTCAACCAACCACCAGGTTTACATCTGCTGATTTGCCAAAACCTGATGCAGCAGTTGGGCGGAGAATTGCATATATACCAATTACCAGATAATCGAGTAGCTAGTCGTTTAGTCTTACCTGTAGCTCCTCAGAATGCCGAAGGATATACTTTAGCTGAAAACCAAAAAAGCCCCACTCCTTACTCTTAG
- a CDS encoding quinone-dependent dihydroorotate dehydrogenase — translation MDIYKAVISPFLFTLVKTDPEWLHQNTIHSFIWLSQASNYPLTSWLNSRLEQSLCLYDTRLEQNLFGLKFPNPVGLAAGFDKDGVAANIWPSFGFGFAELGTVTYHGQPGNPRPRLFRLPLDKAALNRMGFNNSGAVVMRTRLTTLKQEESWKIPIGINLGKSKITALEVAAQDYLESFRLLQDLGDYFVVNVSSPNTPGLRSLQDASMLSQILDVLQTENKSQKPIFVKIAPDLEWSAIADIITLAKTYKLAGIIATNTTISREGLKTQLIEKTGKSPQEEAGGISGKPLCDRSTAVIRFIYQQTQGEIPIIGVGGIFTPEDAWEKITAGASLIQVYTGWIYEGPMMVNRILAGLLTKLEENGLNSISEAVGIGNS, via the coding sequence TTGGATATTTATAAAGCAGTAATTAGTCCTTTTTTATTTACTCTGGTGAAAACCGATCCAGAGTGGTTACACCAAAACACAATTCATAGTTTTATTTGGCTGTCACAAGCAAGCAATTATCCGCTTACTAGCTGGTTAAATTCTCGTTTAGAACAGTCTTTATGCTTATATGATACACGTCTAGAACAAAATCTGTTTGGGCTAAAATTTCCTAACCCCGTAGGCTTGGCTGCTGGGTTTGATAAGGATGGCGTTGCAGCTAACATCTGGCCTAGTTTTGGTTTTGGCTTTGCTGAACTGGGTACTGTTACTTATCATGGACAACCTGGTAATCCTCGCCCCCGATTGTTTCGTTTACCTTTAGACAAAGCTGCACTTAACCGTATGGGTTTTAATAATTCTGGTGCAGTAGTGATGAGAACAAGATTAACAACTCTTAAGCAAGAAGAATCTTGGAAAATACCCATAGGGATAAATTTGGGTAAATCCAAGATCACAGCTTTAGAAGTAGCCGCACAGGATTATTTGGAGAGCTTTCGCTTACTTCAAGATTTAGGAGATTATTTTGTTGTGAATGTCTCTTCTCCTAATACACCAGGATTGCGATCGCTCCAAGATGCCTCCATGCTTAGTCAGATATTGGATGTGTTACAAACAGAAAACAAATCACAAAAGCCAATTTTTGTAAAAATAGCACCAGATTTAGAGTGGTCAGCGATCGCTGATATTATTACCTTGGCTAAAACCTACAAACTAGCTGGAATAATTGCCACCAACACCACCATCAGCCGTGAGGGGCTAAAAACCCAGTTGATAGAAAAAACTGGTAAATCCCCCCAAGAAGAAGCCGGGGGAATTAGTGGGAAGCCATTGTGCGATCGCTCCACAGCAGTAATTCGCTTCATTTACCAGCAAACCCAAGGAGAAATCCCCATTATTGGCGTTGGCGGCATTTTCACCCCAGAAGATGCCTGGGAAAAAATTACAGCCGGTGCCAGCCTCATCCAAGTTTATACAGGCTGGATTTATGAAGGACCAATGATGGTAAACCGCATCCTAGCTGGTTTATTAACCAAACTAGAAGAAAACGGCTTAAATTCCATCAGCGAAGCAGTAGGGATTGGTAATTCGTAA
- a CDS encoding TROVE domain-containing protein: MNYNFFTKNKNTTPQNQPIPGREAEMIKGRSGGYMFDAGIWKMLRRCLLIGTAKSTYYAGKQELTEDFANVVTQAVAENPGRVAEEILYASDGRAINNSAPILALVLLSMGETPEAKKAFGEIFPQVVRTGSHFYEWLNYTKSLRGFGKVIREAGKNWLSREDVKGLAYQFLKYQQRQGFTHRDALRLFHVNPPTENHRQLFEWVVKGWEELPTDIPSDALAQIWWYEWLKRNPSETHIAISQGRLTHEMAAPVGKMDKQAWNLLFQEMPIGAMLRNLGSLTQLEVLRADEGANLQRVEAVLNNREYLKKGRIHPIDVLKALKTYQSGGSLGRSKKTWQPVSRIVDILEKAVELSFEVVEPTGKVFMHAVDISGSMGSLVADMGLSCCEIATTMALVTAKAEKNYEIRGFSTQFKDLDITAKDSFSSAVRKASNQNFGGTDASVAYDWMIGNKFKADIVCFWTDSESWAGNKHPSQALKEYRKKVNPNVKAVYVTLTPYQISLVDPKDPLSWDLAGFDPSIPRIIQMLANDEL, translated from the coding sequence ATGAATTACAACTTCTTTACTAAAAACAAAAATACTACACCCCAAAATCAGCCTATTCCTGGACGGGAAGCAGAGATGATCAAAGGGCGTAGTGGCGGCTATATGTTCGATGCTGGTATTTGGAAAATGCTGCGTCGGTGTTTATTGATAGGCACAGCAAAAAGCACTTACTACGCTGGTAAACAGGAATTAACAGAAGATTTTGCTAATGTTGTCACCCAAGCCGTCGCGGAAAATCCTGGACGAGTAGCCGAAGAAATTCTCTATGCTAGTGATGGACGTGCCATTAATAACAGTGCGCCTATTCTTGCTTTAGTATTGCTATCAATGGGTGAAACACCAGAAGCTAAAAAAGCATTTGGTGAAATTTTCCCCCAAGTTGTTCGCACTGGTAGCCATTTTTATGAATGGTTGAATTACACCAAATCCCTGCGGGGTTTCGGTAAAGTTATCCGCGAAGCGGGTAAAAATTGGCTATCGCGGGAAGATGTCAAAGGTTTAGCTTACCAATTCTTGAAATATCAACAACGTCAAGGTTTTACTCACCGTGATGCTTTGCGGTTGTTTCACGTTAACCCACCTACAGAAAATCACCGTCAATTATTTGAGTGGGTTGTGAAAGGTTGGGAAGAATTACCAACAGATATTCCCTCAGATGCTTTAGCGCAGATTTGGTGGTATGAATGGCTCAAGCGCAATCCTAGTGAAACTCATATAGCTATTTCTCAAGGACGCTTAACCCATGAAATGGCTGCACCTGTGGGCAAAATGGATAAGCAAGCTTGGAATTTGCTCTTTCAAGAAATGCCGATTGGGGCAATGTTGCGGAATTTAGGTTCTTTGACTCAATTGGAGGTATTACGGGCTGATGAAGGCGCGAATTTGCAGCGTGTGGAAGCAGTTCTGAATAACCGAGAATATCTGAAAAAAGGTCGAATTCATCCTATTGATGTTTTGAAAGCCCTCAAAACTTATCAGTCTGGAGGTAGTTTAGGACGCAGTAAGAAAACATGGCAACCAGTATCTCGCATTGTGGACATTTTAGAAAAGGCGGTGGAACTATCTTTTGAGGTGGTAGAACCGACTGGTAAGGTGTTCATGCACGCTGTAGACATTTCTGGTTCTATGGGTAGCTTGGTTGCAGATATGGGCTTAAGTTGCTGTGAAATTGCCACGACAATGGCTTTGGTGACAGCTAAAGCTGAGAAAAACTATGAAATTCGCGGTTTTTCAACTCAGTTTAAAGACTTAGATATTACTGCGAAGGATAGTTTTAGTTCTGCAGTTCGCAAAGCTAGTAACCAAAACTTTGGCGGAACTGATGCTTCTGTAGCTTATGACTGGATGATTGGGAATAAGTTTAAGGCTGATATTGTCTGCTTTTGGACTGATTCAGAAAGCTGGGCGGGTAATAAACATCCTAGTCAAGCTTTGAAGGAATACCGGAAAAAGGTAAATCCTAATGTTAAGGCTGTTTATGTGACTTTGACACCTTACCAGATTTCTTTGGTAGATCCAAAAGATCCTTTGTCTTGGGATTTAGCAGGATTTGATCCGAGTATTCCGCGTATCATCCAGATGTTAGCTAATGATGAATTGTAA
- a CDS encoding orange carotenoid protein N-terminal domain-containing protein has translation MTLTIQSAQSIFSNTQVPSLIPATIALFDQLNVDDQLAYLWYAYTEMGKTITPAAPGAARLQLAESLLTQIKLMSPEEQTKVMRDLASRADTPISRSYGFFSVNTKLAFWYELGELMKKGLVTPIPVGYQMSPGVKVVLEATQKLDQGQQITVLRNTVVNMGFDTSELAPSSYPKSDSEPAFQRTTPTISSVKIEGITEPAVLGYIEAMNADNFDAAIALFTPDGALQPPFQKPIIGTQAIAKYMREEAQGLNMMPQQGICEVRGDGSKQLKITGVVQTPWFGVTVGMNIAWRFLINPEGKIFFVAIDMLASPQELLQLTRVQ, from the coding sequence ATGACCTTGACTATCCAATCTGCTCAAAGTATTTTTTCTAACACTCAAGTTCCTAGCTTAATTCCAGCAACGATCGCCTTATTCGATCAACTCAATGTAGATGATCAACTTGCTTATCTCTGGTATGCGTACACCGAAATGGGTAAAACAATTACCCCCGCAGCACCTGGAGCCGCACGTCTGCAACTAGCAGAAAGTTTGCTCACCCAAATTAAGCTCATGTCTCCTGAAGAGCAAACAAAAGTCATGCGCGATCTTGCTAGTCGTGCTGACACTCCTATCAGCCGTTCTTACGGATTCTTCAGTGTTAATACCAAACTGGCTTTTTGGTATGAGTTAGGAGAATTGATGAAAAAGGGTCTTGTCACTCCTATTCCAGTGGGTTATCAAATGTCTCCTGGCGTGAAAGTAGTACTGGAAGCAACCCAGAAACTTGATCAAGGTCAACAAATCACAGTACTGCGTAACACAGTAGTCAACATGGGATTTGATACTTCTGAACTTGCTCCTAGCAGTTACCCAAAATCAGATTCTGAACCTGCTTTCCAACGGACAACTCCTACCATTTCTTCAGTCAAGATTGAGGGTATTACAGAGCCAGCGGTATTGGGCTACATTGAAGCAATGAATGCAGATAACTTTGATGCTGCGATCGCTTTATTCACCCCTGATGGTGCGCTACAACCACCATTCCAAAAACCAATTATTGGCACTCAGGCGATCGCTAAATATATGCGTGAAGAAGCCCAAGGACTCAATATGATGCCACAACAAGGTATCTGTGAAGTTCGTGGAGATGGCTCCAAACAGCTAAAAATCACAGGTGTAGTGCAAACACCTTGGTTTGGTGTCACAGTGGGTATGAATATTGCATGGCGCTTCCTTATCAATCCCGAAGGAAAAATCTTCTTTGTTGCGATCGATATGCTGGCATCTCCCCAAGAGTTACTACAACTGACTCGCGTTCAATAA